The genome window GCCGCCATCTGATTGAGCAGCATGTGGCACAGTTCGTCACGGAAGGCCGACGCGTCGTCGGGCGTGTCGAAGTAGCCGTGCTCGCGGCCCCAGTCGGCCCAGCAGTCGGCGAGCCGGCTGATGACCTGCCTGGCAGATCGCTCCGGGCCGGTGACGGGCGTGCCGTCCTCGTGCCGCTCGATCTGCCCGTCCGCGCCGATCTGCGGGACGCCGGCCTTGCGGAAGTATTTGCTGACCATTATGTCCGTCGCCAGCTGACTCCAGGCCGCGGGAATCTCCGCATCGGTCATCTCGAAGACGACGCTGCCGTCCGGGTTGGAGATGCGGCTGGTCCGCTTCGACCACTCGACAGCGGCGAAGACGTCACGGAAGCCATCCTCATTGATGGCGAGGTCTGCAGTGAATCGGCGATCAATCTTCATCGGAAATCAGTGAAAACAGGGAAACGAGCAGGGCGGAAATCGGCAGTACGAAGACGTACGAAGCGCTCCCCGCCGGTTGGGGCGGGTTCACGCGGAGGGCGATGAGCTTTGGTGTCAGCCGGCCAAGCGAGGCGGCGACGAGTTCAACAACGGCGGGGAACAGCAGTGCAGCATCGGAGGTCGCTCCTTCGAAACAGCCGGCCTGGCCGGCTTCGTATGATCCAAACTTAAACCGAACAGGTCGCGTCCTGCAACCTGCAACTCATGAAAAGACTCAGTCGACCAGAGGCAGCGTCAGGCCGCTCTGGTCCTGGTACTTGCCGCCTTTGTCCGCGTAGCTGGTGCCGCAGACGCGGTCGGCCTGTAGGAAGAGCATCTGGGCGATGCCCTCGTTCGCGTAGACCTTGGCCGGAAGGGGCGTGGTGTTGCTGATTTCCAGCGTGACCTTGCCACGCCACTCGGGCTCGAGGGGCGTGACGTTCACGATCAGGCCGCAGCGGGCGTAAGTGCTCTTGCCGACGCAGATGGCCAGGACGTCGCGCGGGATCTTCATCTCCTCGACGGTCTCGGCCAAGGCGAAGCTGTTCGGCGGGATGATGACGTGATCGCGGCCGGTGCTCTTGGTGTCGACGGTGACGAACATGTCGTCGCCGAACGACTTGGGATCCACGACGGCCTGCCCGCCTTGGGGGTGGGTGGGCGTGAAGACCTTGAAGAGGCTGCCGACACGGACGTCGTAGCCGTAGGACGAGACGCCGTAGCTGACGCGTCCACGTCGTCGGACGTTGTCCTCGAACGGCTCGATGCCGACGAGTTCGCGGATCTGGGTGTCACAGAGGATCGACATCAGGTGGTTGCTCCTTCGGGGCAGTGGGTCCGTTTCGGGCGGAATCAATGTCCGGCAAGTCAGGTGCCAGTCCGTGGCAGCCGGCGAGCACGATACCCAAGATGTTGTGGTCTGCAAGTCTTCGACCACTGCTACGTGTATCGGACGCTCGGGTTCGACTCGTGCACCGGCGCGCAAGTCGTTGGCGCATCCGGGTCGAATGCGTCGACGAGAAAAGCTACCGGCCGACGACTTTTTTCCCGCGCGGTTGTGGCGCGTCGATCATGTTGTCCACGGCTTGCCGATTCGCGCCGCCGCACCGTGTCATCCCGACGCGTCAGTGCGACCAGACGCCTGCCCACAGACGTCGCAACAGCGGACTGATCGGCGCGTCCTTAACGACGTCTCCCTAAACTCCACTGCCATGCCGAAGCGCCCTTCGACCACGACTGCCGCCCTCGCCCTCGCCGCCTCGCTCGCCGTACCAGCGATGGCCCAGTATCCAGTTCAAAGCGACGGAAACGCCCTGGACGCCAACCCGCGTCTGGGCTCCGGCGGCTTCAACAGGCCCGTCGCCGCTACGGCTCGCGGCTACAGCGCGTACGAGAACCCGTACGCCCGTGGCAACTTCGGCCAGGGCTTTGGCGGATACAGCTCGCTGAACAACAACATCGTCACCGGCAACGTCACCGGCGGCCGGGAGTTTCGCGACTTCGACGAGTACACCGATCCCCGTTCCTTCCGCGACGTGACGGCCGGCGACGAGTTCGACGCCTTCAACCGATCGGCGAGCGGCGTCACGACCGGCGGCCGACTCATCAACTACGCGAACACCACGCAGGCGTTCTTCGGCGACTCGACCGTCGCCAACCCGCCCGGCGACTTCGTCCGCACGCCCGGCACCGGCGGATTCGTGCCCAGCCAGGCCGCCTCGGGCCGAACGGCCGACCTGAACACCGCCAACGACTTCGGCCGGGGCACCAGCAGCCAGATCACCGAGTTCAACCAGCCGACCGGCAACGTCTCGCCGCTGGTTCGCCTCTTCGAAGGTGGCGCGCTCGACGTTCAGGCGGGCAGCGACGTGGCCAACGTCGGGCCGCAGCCGGGCGAGGTCGACGTCGACCGACTGCTCGGCTCGCCCGAAGCCCTCGTCCTGGGCAACCGTCTCACCGCTCGCGGCCTGAACGACAGCCTCGCCGACGCAGGCGGCCGGACGCTCTCGCCGTTCACCCGACTCGGCCGAGACGCACGGCTCGAGACGCTCACGTCTGATCGTCAGCGGCTCCTGGGCGGCGAGTTGCTGCGGGACGAAGAGGGCGAAGTCGCAGACGCCTCGCAGATCGATCTTGTGCTCGCCGGTGGCCAAGCCGCGAACGTCGCCGCCACAGCCGACGGCGGGCAGGCGGCGCTA of Planctomycetota bacterium contains these proteins:
- the dcd gene encoding dCTP deaminase — encoded protein: MSILCDTQIRELVGIEPFEDNVRRRGRVSYGVSSYGYDVRVGSLFKVFTPTHPQGGQAVVDPKSFGDDMFVTVDTKSTGRDHVIIPPNSFALAETVEEMKIPRDVLAICVGKSTYARCGLIVNVTPLEPEWRGKVTLEISNTTPLPAKVYANEGIAQMLFLQADRVCGTSYADKGGKYQDQSGLTLPLVD